The proteins below are encoded in one region of Indicator indicator isolate 239-I01 chromosome 34, UM_Iind_1.1, whole genome shotgun sequence:
- the NFRKB gene encoding nuclear factor related to kappa-B-binding protein isoform X2 yields MDSLDHMLTDPLLGPCGEGNGTRIMEDCMLGTTRVSLPEDLLEDPEIFFDVVSLSTWQEVLTDAQQDHLKKFLPHFPENNREHQNKLILALFSGENFRFGNPLHIAQKLFRDGHFNPEVVKYRQLCLKSQYKRYLSSQQQYFYRLLKQILASRNHLLDLARKGGPDMTLRRRHFPPTYDTEERDRRTHRRYLKILREVKEECGDTTLSSDEEDLSSWPPSSPSRCPSPPVPLRVIPTLSTTDMKTADRIELGESDLKMMLRKHHEKRKRQPDHPDLVTTDVTLEDIMTRVNAGRKGSLAALFDLATVKKKVKEKEDKKKKKLKMIKSEVEDLADALGNADGIPPLSQDPSPIPLSSVKEEPLEEMKPCLGINEISSSFFFLLLEILFLEGPATLSVLEDKVLDWQSSPASALNTWFSFAPNWSELVLPALQYLTGDSRDVPSSFSPFVEFKEKTQQWKLLGSCQDHEKELAALFQLWLETKDLTFFKENEDSSDATTPVPRVRTDYVVRPSTGEEKRVFQEQERYRYSQPHKAFTFRMHGFESVVGPVKGVFDKETSLNKAREHSLLRSDRPAYVTILSLVRDAAARLPNGEGTRAEICELLKDSQFLAPDVTSAQVNTVVSGALDRLHYEKDPCVKYDIGRKLWIYLHRDRSEEEFERIHQAQAAAAKAKKALQQKPKPPAKVKSSSKESAVKALPSSTSEPSQLSLSDSSMPPTPVTPVTPTAPALPATPISPPPVSVVSKSVSSAAAEPAKPSQSVLLVSSPTMPQLGTLLSTAQSSQTQPGQQPAPTRVVSHTTSSGLPQVRVVTAQSSLPAVSQQAPVVTQQQQQPTSVPQIRVPATATQSKVLPQAVMTLPVKAQTSPVQVQRPGSSVTGQTGITVTGLSAAPSPAVKPVTSSPGSSAPSSSSTTVIQNVAGQNIIKQVAITGQLGMKTQPGSSIPLTATNFRIQGKDVLRLPPSSITTDAKGQTVLRITPDMMATLAKSQVTTVKLTQDLFTAAAGSSGSGKGISATLHVTSNPVQAADSPAKTSAATSASSSPAGSTVVKVTPDLKTAEPTSSAFRLMPALGMTVADQKSKAITTVASTEAKPAATIRIVQGLGVMPPKAGQTITVATHAKQVPSSSAVSVPGTGHTSAVSLPTVSATVSKAVAVASGAAGTPISIGTGAAAVRQVPVSTTVVSTSQAGKLPARITVPLSVISQPVKGKSVVTAPIIKGNLGANISGLGRNIILTTMPAGTKLIAGNKPVSFLTAQQLQQLQQQGQATQVRIQTVPASHLQQGTVSGSTKAVSTVVVTTAPSPKQTQDQL; encoded by the exons ATGGACTCTCTGGACCATATGCTGACGGACCCCCTGCTGGGACCCTGTGGGGAAGGAAATGGCACACGGATCATGGAGGACTGCATGCTGGGTACCACCAGGGTTAGTCTGCCTGAGGACCTTCTGGAGGAT cCTGAGATCTTCTTCGACGTCGTCAGCTTGTCTACCTGGCAGGAGGTGCTGACAGATGCCCAGCAAGACCACCTGAAGAAATTCCTGCCTCACTTTCCTGAAAACAACCGTGAGCACCAGAACAAACTCATCTTGGCCTTGTTCAGCGGTGAAAACTTCCGCTTCGGAAACCCTCTGCACATCGCCCAGAAACTCTTCCGGG ATGGACACTTCAACCCTGAGGTGGTGAAGTACCGGCAGCTGTGCTTGAAGTCGCAGTACAAACGCTACctgagctcccagcagcagtacTTCTACCGCCTGCTCAAGCAGATCCTCGCTTCCCGCAAC CACTTGCTGGATTTAGCTAGGAAAGGAGGCCCTGATATGACCCTGAGGAGAAGGCACTTCCCACCCACGTATGACACAGAAGAACGAGACAGACGGACGCATCGGCGCTACCTGAAGATTCTGAGGGAAGTCAAAGAGGAGTGTGGAGATACCACTTTGTCTTCTGATGAAGAAG ATCTAAGCTCCTGGCCTCCTAGTTCTCCATCACGTTGTCCAAGTCCACCAGTTCCCCTGAGAGTGATCCCCACATTGTCAACCACAGACATGAAAACAGCAG aCAGGATAGAGCTTGGAGAAAGTGATTTAAAGATGATGTTGAGGAAGCACCACGAGAAACGAAAGCGCCAGCCT GACCACCCAGATCTAGTGACAACAGATGTGACTCTTGAGGACATTATGACTCGAGTCAATGCTGGCAGGAAAGGTTCTTTAGCAG CTTTGTTTGACCTTGCAACCGTTAAGAAAAaggtgaaggaaaaggaagataagaagaaaaaaaagctgaagatgATTAAATCTGAGGTGGAAGATTTGGCTGACGCTCTTGGCAATGCAGATGGAATCCCACCACTATCTCAGGATCCTTCCCCCATCCCTCTGTCATCTGTCAAAGAGGA ACCTCTCGAAGAGATGAAGCCATGCCTTGGAATAAATGAAATATCTTCcagcttctttttccttcttttggagATACTGTTTCTGGAAGGACCTGCTACTCTCTCTGTG ctTGAAGATAAAGTTCTAGATTGGCAATCTTCTCCTGCCAGTGCACTGAACACCTGGTTCTCCTTTGCCCCTAACTGGTCTGAACTGGTTTTACCTGCCCTGCAGTACTTGACAGGTGACAGTAGAG ATGTCCCCTCCAGCTTCTCACCTTTTGTTGAATTCAAGGAAAAAACTCAGCAGTGGAAATTGCTTG GTTCTTGCCAAGATCATGAGAAGGAATTGGCAGCACTGTTTCAGCTCTGGTTGGAGACCAAAGACCTGACTTTTTTCAAA GAAAATGAAGACAGCTCAGATGCCACAACACCAGTTCCCAGAGT AAGGACTGACTACGTAGTACGACCTagcactggagaggagaaacGTGTGTTTCAGGAGCAG GAACGGTACCGTTACAGCCAGCCCCACAAAGCCTTCACCTTCCGGATGCACGGCTTCGAGTCGGTCGTTGGCCCTGTGAAGGGAGTGTTTGACAAGGAAACCTCACTCAACAAAGCCCGAGAGCATTCTCTGCTGCGCTCAGACAGACCAGCTTATGTCACCATCTTGTCTCTTG TTCGTGATGCTGCTGCTCGCCTTCCCAATGGAGAAGGGACTCGTGCTGAGATCTGTGAGCTGCTTAAAGATTCCCAGTTCCTAGCTCCTGATGTCACAAGTGCTCAG GTGAACACTGTTGTCAGTGGTGCTCTGGATCGGTTACACTATGAGAAGGATCCCTGTGTGAAGTACGACATCGGACGCAAGCTGTGGATCTACCTGCACCGGGACAGGAGCGAGGAAGAGTTTG AACGGATTCACCAGGCTCAAGCTGCTGCGGCAAAGGCCAAGAAAGCTCTTCAGCAGAAGCCAAAACCTCCAGCCAAAGTG AAGtccagcagcaaggagagtGCTGTCAaagctctccccagcagcacgTCAGAGCCCAGTCAGCTGAGCCTTAGTGACTCCAGCATGCCACCAACACCTGTGACTCCTGTGACACCAACTGCACCAGCCTTACCAGCAACTCCTATTTCACCCCCACCAGTGTCTGTGGTTAGCAAGAGTGTatccagtgctgcagcagagccagcaaaaCCCAGCCAGAG TGTTCTTCTGGTGTCATCTCCTACCATGCCACAGCTGGGgacattgctctccacagcccagagctcacagacacagccagggcagcagccagctcccacCAGGGTGGTAAGTCACACCACCTCCTCAGGGCTGCCACAGGTCCGAGTGGTCACTGCCCAGTCCAGCCTgccagctgtgtcccagcaaGCCCCAGTGgtaacccagcagcagcagcaacctaCATCAGTGCCTCAAATCCGTGTCCCAGCGACAGCCACCCAAAGCAAAGTGCTCCCTCAG GCTGTGATGACCCTGCCAGTGAAAGCTCAAACCAGCCCAGTGCAGGTGCAAAGACCAGGAAGCTCCGTGACAGGCCAGACAGGCATCACTGTGACagggctgtctgcagctcccagtcctGCTGTGAAACCAGTGACCAGCTCTCCAGGCAgttctgctccaagctcctccTCTACCACTGTCATCCAGAATGTGGCTGGCCAGAACATCATCAAGCAg gTGGCTATTACAGGACAGCTTGGCATGAAGACCCAGCCTGGGAGCAGCATCCCACTGACAGCCACCAATTTTCGGATCCAAGGCAAGGATGTGCTGCGCCTGCCGCCCTCCTCCATCACCACCGACGCCAAGGGACAGACAGTGCTGAGGATCACCCCGGACATGATGGCCACGCTGGCCAAGTCTCAAGTCACTACTGTCAAACTGACCCAGGACCTCtttacagcagctgcaggaagcagtgGTAGTGGGAAAGGCATCTCTGCCACTTTGCACGTGACGTCCAACCCCGTCCAGGCTGCAGATTCTCCGGCCAAGACCAGCGCGGCCACCTCTGCTTCttccagcccagctggcagcacagtggTGAAAGTGACTCCTGACTTAAAGACAGCAGAGCCAACAAGCTCTGCCTTTCGACTGATGCCTGCTCTGGGCATGACAGTGGCAGATCAGAAGAGCAAGGCCATAACTACAGTGGCATCCACTGAGGCCAAGCCAGCTGCTACTATAAGAATCgtgcaggggctgggggtgatgcCACCCAAAGCCGGGCAGACCATTACGGTAGCGACTCATGCCAAGCAAGTGCCCTCTTCCTCAGCAGTGAGTGTGCCTGGCACGGGCCACACCTCAGCTGTCTCCTTACCGACTGTCAGTGCCACAGTGTCCAAGGCAGTGGCTGTGGCCTCGGGGGCTGCAGGGACTCCCATCAGCATAGGAACAGGGGCCGCCGCTGTGCGGCAGGTGCCCGTCAGCACCACCGTGGTGTCCACGTCCCAGGCA GGGAAACTCCCAGCAAGAATAACAGTGCCTCTGTCAGTGATCAGCCAGCCAGTGAAAGGCAAGAGCGTGGTGACTGCCCCCATCATCAAGGGCAACCTCGGGGCCAA CATCAGTGGCTTAGGTAGGAACATCATCCTGACTACCATGCCAGCAGGGACAAAACTGATTGCTGGGAACAAGCCAGTGAGCTTCCTGACTGCAcagcaactgcagcagctgcagcagcaaggccAGGCCACGCAG GTGCGAATTCAGACAGTACCAGCCTCCCACCTCCAGCAGGGAACTGTGTCTGGCTCTACCAAAGCAGTTTCCACTGTGGTTGTGACAACAGCTCCATCTCCAAAACAGACTCAAGATCAGCTATGA
- the NFRKB gene encoding nuclear factor related to kappa-B-binding protein isoform X1, translated as MDSLDHMLTDPLLGPCGEGNGTRIMEDCMLGTTRVSLPEDLLEDPEIFFDVVSLSTWQEVLTDAQQDHLKKFLPHFPENNREHQNKLILALFSGENFRFGNPLHIAQKLFRDGHFNPEVVKYRQLCLKSQYKRYLSSQQQYFYRLLKQILASRNHLLDLARKGGPDMTLRRRHFPPTYDTEERDRRTHRRYLKILREVKEECGDTTLSSDEEGSTFIALSVLDLSSWPPSSPSRCPSPPVPLRVIPTLSTTDMKTADRIELGESDLKMMLRKHHEKRKRQPDHPDLVTTDVTLEDIMTRVNAGRKGSLAALFDLATVKKKVKEKEDKKKKKLKMIKSEVEDLADALGNADGIPPLSQDPSPIPLSSVKEEPLEEMKPCLGINEISSSFFFLLLEILFLEGPATLSVLEDKVLDWQSSPASALNTWFSFAPNWSELVLPALQYLTGDSRDVPSSFSPFVEFKEKTQQWKLLGSCQDHEKELAALFQLWLETKDLTFFKENEDSSDATTPVPRVRTDYVVRPSTGEEKRVFQEQERYRYSQPHKAFTFRMHGFESVVGPVKGVFDKETSLNKAREHSLLRSDRPAYVTILSLVRDAAARLPNGEGTRAEICELLKDSQFLAPDVTSAQVNTVVSGALDRLHYEKDPCVKYDIGRKLWIYLHRDRSEEEFERIHQAQAAAAKAKKALQQKPKPPAKVKSSSKESAVKALPSSTSEPSQLSLSDSSMPPTPVTPVTPTAPALPATPISPPPVSVVSKSVSSAAAEPAKPSQSVLLVSSPTMPQLGTLLSTAQSSQTQPGQQPAPTRVVSHTTSSGLPQVRVVTAQSSLPAVSQQAPVVTQQQQQPTSVPQIRVPATATQSKVLPQAVMTLPVKAQTSPVQVQRPGSSVTGQTGITVTGLSAAPSPAVKPVTSSPGSSAPSSSSTTVIQNVAGQNIIKQVAITGQLGMKTQPGSSIPLTATNFRIQGKDVLRLPPSSITTDAKGQTVLRITPDMMATLAKSQVTTVKLTQDLFTAAAGSSGSGKGISATLHVTSNPVQAADSPAKTSAATSASSSPAGSTVVKVTPDLKTAEPTSSAFRLMPALGMTVADQKSKAITTVASTEAKPAATIRIVQGLGVMPPKAGQTITVATHAKQVPSSSAVSVPGTGHTSAVSLPTVSATVSKAVAVASGAAGTPISIGTGAAAVRQVPVSTTVVSTSQAGKLPARITVPLSVISQPVKGKSVVTAPIIKGNLGANISGLGRNIILTTMPAGTKLIAGNKPVSFLTAQQLQQLQQQGQATQVRIQTVPASHLQQGTVSGSTKAVSTVVVTTAPSPKQTQDQL; from the exons ATGGACTCTCTGGACCATATGCTGACGGACCCCCTGCTGGGACCCTGTGGGGAAGGAAATGGCACACGGATCATGGAGGACTGCATGCTGGGTACCACCAGGGTTAGTCTGCCTGAGGACCTTCTGGAGGAT cCTGAGATCTTCTTCGACGTCGTCAGCTTGTCTACCTGGCAGGAGGTGCTGACAGATGCCCAGCAAGACCACCTGAAGAAATTCCTGCCTCACTTTCCTGAAAACAACCGTGAGCACCAGAACAAACTCATCTTGGCCTTGTTCAGCGGTGAAAACTTCCGCTTCGGAAACCCTCTGCACATCGCCCAGAAACTCTTCCGGG ATGGACACTTCAACCCTGAGGTGGTGAAGTACCGGCAGCTGTGCTTGAAGTCGCAGTACAAACGCTACctgagctcccagcagcagtacTTCTACCGCCTGCTCAAGCAGATCCTCGCTTCCCGCAAC CACTTGCTGGATTTAGCTAGGAAAGGAGGCCCTGATATGACCCTGAGGAGAAGGCACTTCCCACCCACGTATGACACAGAAGAACGAGACAGACGGACGCATCGGCGCTACCTGAAGATTCTGAGGGAAGTCAAAGAGGAGTGTGGAGATACCACTTTGTCTTCTGATGAAGAAG GAAGTACATTTATTGCTCTGTCTGTTTTAGATCTAAGCTCCTGGCCTCCTAGTTCTCCATCACGTTGTCCAAGTCCACCAGTTCCCCTGAGAGTGATCCCCACATTGTCAACCACAGACATGAAAACAGCAG aCAGGATAGAGCTTGGAGAAAGTGATTTAAAGATGATGTTGAGGAAGCACCACGAGAAACGAAAGCGCCAGCCT GACCACCCAGATCTAGTGACAACAGATGTGACTCTTGAGGACATTATGACTCGAGTCAATGCTGGCAGGAAAGGTTCTTTAGCAG CTTTGTTTGACCTTGCAACCGTTAAGAAAAaggtgaaggaaaaggaagataagaagaaaaaaaagctgaagatgATTAAATCTGAGGTGGAAGATTTGGCTGACGCTCTTGGCAATGCAGATGGAATCCCACCACTATCTCAGGATCCTTCCCCCATCCCTCTGTCATCTGTCAAAGAGGA ACCTCTCGAAGAGATGAAGCCATGCCTTGGAATAAATGAAATATCTTCcagcttctttttccttcttttggagATACTGTTTCTGGAAGGACCTGCTACTCTCTCTGTG ctTGAAGATAAAGTTCTAGATTGGCAATCTTCTCCTGCCAGTGCACTGAACACCTGGTTCTCCTTTGCCCCTAACTGGTCTGAACTGGTTTTACCTGCCCTGCAGTACTTGACAGGTGACAGTAGAG ATGTCCCCTCCAGCTTCTCACCTTTTGTTGAATTCAAGGAAAAAACTCAGCAGTGGAAATTGCTTG GTTCTTGCCAAGATCATGAGAAGGAATTGGCAGCACTGTTTCAGCTCTGGTTGGAGACCAAAGACCTGACTTTTTTCAAA GAAAATGAAGACAGCTCAGATGCCACAACACCAGTTCCCAGAGT AAGGACTGACTACGTAGTACGACCTagcactggagaggagaaacGTGTGTTTCAGGAGCAG GAACGGTACCGTTACAGCCAGCCCCACAAAGCCTTCACCTTCCGGATGCACGGCTTCGAGTCGGTCGTTGGCCCTGTGAAGGGAGTGTTTGACAAGGAAACCTCACTCAACAAAGCCCGAGAGCATTCTCTGCTGCGCTCAGACAGACCAGCTTATGTCACCATCTTGTCTCTTG TTCGTGATGCTGCTGCTCGCCTTCCCAATGGAGAAGGGACTCGTGCTGAGATCTGTGAGCTGCTTAAAGATTCCCAGTTCCTAGCTCCTGATGTCACAAGTGCTCAG GTGAACACTGTTGTCAGTGGTGCTCTGGATCGGTTACACTATGAGAAGGATCCCTGTGTGAAGTACGACATCGGACGCAAGCTGTGGATCTACCTGCACCGGGACAGGAGCGAGGAAGAGTTTG AACGGATTCACCAGGCTCAAGCTGCTGCGGCAAAGGCCAAGAAAGCTCTTCAGCAGAAGCCAAAACCTCCAGCCAAAGTG AAGtccagcagcaaggagagtGCTGTCAaagctctccccagcagcacgTCAGAGCCCAGTCAGCTGAGCCTTAGTGACTCCAGCATGCCACCAACACCTGTGACTCCTGTGACACCAACTGCACCAGCCTTACCAGCAACTCCTATTTCACCCCCACCAGTGTCTGTGGTTAGCAAGAGTGTatccagtgctgcagcagagccagcaaaaCCCAGCCAGAG TGTTCTTCTGGTGTCATCTCCTACCATGCCACAGCTGGGgacattgctctccacagcccagagctcacagacacagccagggcagcagccagctcccacCAGGGTGGTAAGTCACACCACCTCCTCAGGGCTGCCACAGGTCCGAGTGGTCACTGCCCAGTCCAGCCTgccagctgtgtcccagcaaGCCCCAGTGgtaacccagcagcagcagcaacctaCATCAGTGCCTCAAATCCGTGTCCCAGCGACAGCCACCCAAAGCAAAGTGCTCCCTCAG GCTGTGATGACCCTGCCAGTGAAAGCTCAAACCAGCCCAGTGCAGGTGCAAAGACCAGGAAGCTCCGTGACAGGCCAGACAGGCATCACTGTGACagggctgtctgcagctcccagtcctGCTGTGAAACCAGTGACCAGCTCTCCAGGCAgttctgctccaagctcctccTCTACCACTGTCATCCAGAATGTGGCTGGCCAGAACATCATCAAGCAg gTGGCTATTACAGGACAGCTTGGCATGAAGACCCAGCCTGGGAGCAGCATCCCACTGACAGCCACCAATTTTCGGATCCAAGGCAAGGATGTGCTGCGCCTGCCGCCCTCCTCCATCACCACCGACGCCAAGGGACAGACAGTGCTGAGGATCACCCCGGACATGATGGCCACGCTGGCCAAGTCTCAAGTCACTACTGTCAAACTGACCCAGGACCTCtttacagcagctgcaggaagcagtgGTAGTGGGAAAGGCATCTCTGCCACTTTGCACGTGACGTCCAACCCCGTCCAGGCTGCAGATTCTCCGGCCAAGACCAGCGCGGCCACCTCTGCTTCttccagcccagctggcagcacagtggTGAAAGTGACTCCTGACTTAAAGACAGCAGAGCCAACAAGCTCTGCCTTTCGACTGATGCCTGCTCTGGGCATGACAGTGGCAGATCAGAAGAGCAAGGCCATAACTACAGTGGCATCCACTGAGGCCAAGCCAGCTGCTACTATAAGAATCgtgcaggggctgggggtgatgcCACCCAAAGCCGGGCAGACCATTACGGTAGCGACTCATGCCAAGCAAGTGCCCTCTTCCTCAGCAGTGAGTGTGCCTGGCACGGGCCACACCTCAGCTGTCTCCTTACCGACTGTCAGTGCCACAGTGTCCAAGGCAGTGGCTGTGGCCTCGGGGGCTGCAGGGACTCCCATCAGCATAGGAACAGGGGCCGCCGCTGTGCGGCAGGTGCCCGTCAGCACCACCGTGGTGTCCACGTCCCAGGCA GGGAAACTCCCAGCAAGAATAACAGTGCCTCTGTCAGTGATCAGCCAGCCAGTGAAAGGCAAGAGCGTGGTGACTGCCCCCATCATCAAGGGCAACCTCGGGGCCAA CATCAGTGGCTTAGGTAGGAACATCATCCTGACTACCATGCCAGCAGGGACAAAACTGATTGCTGGGAACAAGCCAGTGAGCTTCCTGACTGCAcagcaactgcagcagctgcagcagcaaggccAGGCCACGCAG GTGCGAATTCAGACAGTACCAGCCTCCCACCTCCAGCAGGGAACTGTGTCTGGCTCTACCAAAGCAGTTTCCACTGTGGTTGTGACAACAGCTCCATCTCCAAAACAGACTCAAGATCAGCTATGA